The nucleotide window gaggtgaggATATCCATGGTATTAACGTTAGGtcctattcttcttattattatttataggtatctggttcttcattatttgtcaaaacattttgtatttattcTGGTTATGAAATGGTTATAATTTCACTATTTTAGTAAACGAATAAAAGGTGATCCGTTTCTGggattgtttggttattgtttaTTTCTACTCAATTGTCTTTGTAATTTCTATGGATCGATTCATCCagtgttatatttgtgttgtcAAAATACTTTCATGCTGCACATTACAAATATAGTTTATACAgtatttattatattgttttataaatactttttgtatgttttattaaatGGAGTTTATGTACTTTTTGTGCAGAGGTTCGTGCATTGTCGCGCATTATTACGCACTGTCAGGCACTCTCACCCTTTGTATCTGAAGAGGTCAGAATAGAGAACCTCCGTGAAACGAcccttgtgtgaggtgttcattcccttttcctccccctcttgttcttccttaccctcttgtggaaaacgctgtatcgaagatagaacccaccctAACAACTACAACACATCCACCACCCATCCATTCCGTCCATCTCCCAGTCCTATGTATCTagccattcatccatccactcatccaaccccatccatccatccatccacccacccatccacccattcatccaacCGTCAGCCAATCCTTccacatatccatccatccacccgtccatccatccatccatctatccccTCATCGTCCCAACCCAACCTTTACCTTGTGTTCCTGGTTGAGGCCCAGGTCAAAGATGCCGATGTTGCTGGCcgggtattttgtattttgtatttcttttcatcacaacagatttctctgtgtgaaattccggctactctccccagggagagcgcgtcgctgtactacagcgccaccattttttttttttgtattttttcctgcgtgtagttttatttgtttttcctatcgaagtggatttttctacagaattttgccaggagcaacccttttgttcccgtgggttcttttacgtgcgctaaatgtatgctgcacacgggacctcggtttatcgtctcatccgaatgactagcatccagaccaccactcaaggtctagtggagggggagaaaatatcggcggctgagccgtgattcgaaccagcgcgcttagattctctcgcttcctaggcggacgcgttacctctaggccaccactccacatgataataataatgataataataattaaattttttgtatttttttgtattttgtatttctttttatcacaacagatttctctgtagtAGTTAATACTGTATGGAGTGGATGAACTGGAGCGGGgtccccatccatccaccatctATCGACTCGTCCATCTACCCATACATCCAACAAACCATTCTCATCCACCCAACCCACCACTTGAATTCAACAATggttggaaggatggatggatgggtgggtgaataccccccccccccccccacccctaccccactcttCCAACCCCTTTCACCCAAACCAACCATACAACCCCGTTcattcaccacccacccacgcacccacccacccacctagtCCACCCCTTTCAGCTATCCAtccatggatggatggaaggatggatggatgggtggatacccacccacccaatctaccccaccccaccatccccattCGTCCGTCCGCTTGCCCATCGTCCCAACCAAAACCGATACCTTCTCGAGGTGTTCCCGACTGAGCCCCAGGTCGAAGATGCCGATGTCGCTGTCCGGGTAGAAGTACTGGATGGAGTGGATGAACTGCAGCAGGCCCCCCCACGTGCGGTCCGAGCCGGCCGTCACGAAGGCCAGGTGATCGTCCGCCTCGTGCACGTTCTTGTAGTCCTCCGGGTTGTAGGGCTCCGCGCGCTCGGCCACCTGCTCCAGGTACTTCTTCCGCCTCCGCTGCAGTTCCTCCTCCAGCTCCCAGTCCACTTCCTGCTCCACCTGGTCTCCCggagaacgaatgaatgagcgAGGGAATGAATGAGTGGGTAAAGGGATGaaaaaataaatggatgaatgaacgactGAGTAAATGAATGGATGAGGGAATAAAATGAGTGGGTAAAGGGATGGACAAATAATGAATGAACGACTGAGTAAATGAATGggtgagtgaataaatgaattggtaaagggatgaatgaatgaatgggcgAGGGAATAAATGAGTGGAAaagggatgaataaatgaatgaatgaatgaacgactgAGTAAATGAATGGATGAGGGAATAAAATGAGTGGGTAAAGGGATGaaaaaataaatggatgaatgaacgactgagtaaatgaatggatgagtgaataaatgaattggtaaagggatgaatgaatgaatgggcgAGGGAATAAATGAGTGGGTAaagggatgaataaatgaatgaatgaatgggtgagagaataaatgaatgggtaaaggatgaatgaatgaataaaagaatgaattggtgagggaatgagtgagtgaataaattgatgaatgaatgaataagtgggTGAGGGAATGAACGAGTGGGTAaagggatgaatggatgaatgggtgaGGGAATAAATGAATGGgtaaaggatgaatgaatgaataaaagaatgaattggtggaggaatgaatgagtgaataaattgatgaatgaatgaataagtgggTGAGGGAATGAATGAGTGGGTAaagggatgaatggatgaatgaatgaatgggtgagtgaataaatgagtgggtaaagggatgaatgaatgaataaaagaatgaattggtgggggaatgagtgagtgcataaattgatgaatgaatgaataagtgggTGAGGGAATAAATGAGTGGTAaagggataaatgaatgaatgggtgaatgaataaatgagtgggtaaagggatgaatgaatgaatgggtgagggAATAAATGAGTGGGtaaagggatgaatgaatgaatgaatgggtgagggaatgaatgaatgaatgaataagtgggTGAGGGAATACATGAGTAGGtaaagggatgaatgaatgaatgaatgggtgagggaataaatgagtaaataaatggatgaatgaatgaatgaattccagTATCCGCTGTGGTTACTCTTCCAGCGCCCTGAAGTCGACTTTCTGCTCCACCTGTCACcgaaattgaatgaatgaatgaatgaataaatgaatgaatgggtgagggaatgagtgagtgaataaatgaatgaacgaattgaTGAATAAGCGAATgactgagtgagggagggaaTGTGTGAGtcaataaatggatgaatgaatgaatgaatgaatgaatgaatgaatgggtgagggAATGTGTGAGtcaataaatggatgaatgaatgaatgaataaatgaatgaatgaatgggtgagggaatgagtgagtgaataaacgaatgaatgagtgagtgagggaatgtGTGAGTcagtaaatggatgaatgaatgaatgaatagtttcCACTATCCCCTGTAGCTCCTCTTCCAGCTCCGAGTTCACTTCCTGCTCCACCTGGTCCCCCCcggagaatgaatgagtgaatggatgaatgaatgagggaGGGAATGAATAAGTGGGTAaagggatgaataaatgaatgaatgggtgagggAATAAATAAGTGGGTAAAAaggatgaatagatgaataaatgagttaaggaatgaatgagtgggtgaggaaattagtgaatgaatgaatgaatgagtgggcaagggaataaatgagtgaataaaggggtgaatggatgaatgaatgaatgaaagagagggtgAAATAATCAGTGTGTGAATAAATGCCTGAATGgatgattgaataaatgaatgaatgaatgaatgaatgaatgaagtcacATATATCGCTGTAGTTCCTCTTCCAGCTTCTAGTCGACTTCTGGCTCCAACTGTTCCCCAggagaatgaatgattgaaaggGTGAGGGAATAAAATAGTTGGTAaagtgatggatgaatgaatgaatgaatgattgaatgggtAAGGGAATAAATCAGTGGGTAAAGggattgataaatgaatgaatgaatgaataaataaatgagtaggTGAGGGAATAAATAAGTGGGtaaagggatgaatgaatgaatgaatgaatgaatgggtgagtgaataaatgagtgggtaaagggatgaatgaatgaatgggtgaatgaataaatgagtgggtaaaggaatgaatgaatgaatgggtgagggAATAAACGAGTGGGtaaagggatgaatgaatgagtgggtgagGGAATAAATGAGTGGTAaagggataaatgaatgaatgattgaataaaaGAACGAATGGGTGAgggaataaatgagtaaataaatggatgaatgaatgaatgaatgaattccagTATCCGCTGTGGTTACTCTTTCAGCTCCCTGAAGTCGACTTTCTGCTCCACCTGTCACcgaaattgaatgaatgaatgaatgaataaatgaatgaatgggtgagggaatgagtgagtgaataaatgaatgaacgaattgaTGAATAAGCGAATgactgagtgagggagggaaTGTGTGAGTCAATAAATCAGAGCACcgaaattgaatgaatgaatgaatgaataaataaatgaatgaatgggtgagggaatgagtgagtgaataaatgaatgaacgaattgatgaataaacgaatgactgagtgagggagggaaTGTGTGAGtcaataaatggatgaatgaatgaatgaatgaatgaatgggtgagggAATGTGTGAGtcaataaatggatgaatgaatgaatgaatacatgaatgaatgaatgaatgaatgggtgagggaatgagtgagtgaataaacgaatgaatgagtgagtgagggaatgtGTGAGTcagtaaatggatgaatgaatgaatgaatagtttcCACTATCCCCTGTAGCTCCTCTTCCAGCTCCGAGTTCACTTCCTGCTCCACCTGGTCCCCCCcggagaatgaatgagtgaatggatgaatgaatgagggaGGGAATGAATAAGTGGGTAaagggatgaataaatgaatgaatgggtgagggAATAGATAAGTGGGTAAAaggatgaatagatgaataaatgagtttatgaatgaatgagtgggtgaggaaattagtgaatgaatgagtgggcaagggaataaatgagtgaataaaggggtgaatggatgaatgaatgaatgaaagagagggtgAAATTATCAGTGTGTGGATAAATGCCTGAATGGATGACtgatatgaatgaatgaagtcgCATGTATCGCTGTAGTTCCTCTTCCGGCTCCCAGTCGACTTCTGGCTCCAACTGTTCCCCAggagaatgaatgattgaaaggGTGAGGGAATAAAATAGTTGGTAAagggacgaatgaatgaatgaatgaatgaatgggtaagGGAATAAATGAGTGGGTaaaggagtgaatgaatgaatgattgaatgggtAAGGGAATAAATCAGTGGGTAAAGggattgataaatgaatgaatgaatgaataaataaatgagtaggTGAGGGAATAAATAAGTGGGTaaaaggatgaataaatgaatgaatgaatgaacgattgaCTGAATGAACGGGTGGGGAAATAAATGAGTgggtaaatggatgaatgaatgaaataatagaTGAAAAGGCTAGCGAATAAATGAGTGGCAGAAGGgatgaacggatgaatgaatgaatgaatgaatgggtgagggAATAAATATGTgggtaaaggaaggaaggagggaatgaatgaatgaatgaatgaatgaatgaatgaaagggtgAGGGAATAAATGAGTCGGTAAAGGGGTGAAtggatgattgaatgaatgagtaaataaatgagcGGGTGAGGAAattagtgagtgaatgaatgaataaatgaacgaatgaatgaatgaacaagtgagtgggtaagggtgtgtgtgtgtgtgtgtgtgtgcgaacgtgggattgtgtgtgtgtgtgtgtgtgtgtgtgtgttgtgtctgtgtgtgtatgtgtgcgcgtgtgtgtttgttgtgtgtgtgtgtgtgtgtgtgtgtgtgtgtgtgtgtgtgttgtgtgtgtttgtgtatgtgtgcgcgagcgtgtgatTGATAGAagtagaatgaataaatgaatgaatgaccacctaaccaaccaaccaaccaaccaaccgaacaACGAATCAACCGATCTACTGACTGTCtatccacccacgcacccacccaccaaatAACCATCCAAAacaaccagaacaagaagaaggaaacagaCCTGGAACTCTTCTTTTGGGGCGTCTTTCTTTTTCAGCCGTGCATCATCCTCAAAGTCCGGACCATCCTTCCCTTTGTCGCCAACTAAAGGCTTTCGCTCATCATCCCCTCTAGGCGCATCGTCCCTCCCTTGCTTCCACCTGACCATTCTGTCCACTCTCTCGTCGTCAGAGTCAGCGTCTTTCAGGTCCTTTTTGGCATCTCCCAGGGGGTTCCtatttcccctctcttcttcattctcttctgCTTCCCACGCCCCTTTCCTTTGGTATTTTTCGTCTCCTGGATCAGCATCATCAAACCCTTCGTCTTCGACTTTGTCCTGTTCGCCAGGATGCCTGATGTTTTCGtctttgtggtgttgttgggaTCGCAGATGTTTTTGACGGTCTATTTCCTTCTGAATTTCTTGAAGGCGTTTCTCTAGGTCTACCGGTTCGGCGTCTTCTGAATGCTCTCCTCTGTCGTCGTGTCTTCCTCTCCGCAAGTCTCTCGGCCCGTACGGTCTGAACGTGTCTTCCGTGCTCTTCTGTGCCAttgagagaaaaaacacaacGTAATATTCAAAGTATGACGTTTGTCCATATTATAGCGAAGGAtgacagaaaaagaggggggtgggggtggggggagaaaaagagagagagaaaggagggtaagagagagagagagacgaggggtagggagggggagttgCGGGAGTTAGAAGGGACTGGGAAGGGAGgctaaggggagggggaggtggttgggggggggggggagaagaaaaatagagggagggtgaaagaggaagataagagagagaggcagcgactacacacacacac belongs to Babylonia areolata isolate BAREFJ2019XMU chromosome 13, ASM4173473v1, whole genome shotgun sequence and includes:
- the LOC143288726 gene encoding uncharacterized protein LOC143288726, which gives rise to MKKAVTPKKLVHYVILFTVGWFSYRFYASYQKSTEDTFRPYGPRDLRRGRHDDRGEHSEDAEPVDLEKRLQEIQKEIDRQKHLRSQQHHKDENIRHPGEQDKVEDEGFDDADPGDEKYQRKGAWEAEENEEERGNRNPLGDAKKDLKDADSDDERVDRMVRWKQGRDDAPRGDDERKPLVGDKGKDGPDFEDDARLKKKDAPKEEFQVEQEVDWELEEELQRRRKKYLEQVAERAEPYNPEDYKNVHEADDHLAFVTAGSDRTWGGLLQFIHSIQYFYPDSDIGIFDLGLSREHLEKLKSICRVKIMLTFIKFWPEHLKDFSKNLWRPMVWQMGLSTYGHVVYVEPERFLYAKNMKHYIEHSRRSGITVVGKKLQYSPFVVTHPEMYHFLNVDTRKLQRVSMFDVTMLVMHNSQPVRHELMRHLVSCTLEEYCIAPPGSRAKCDHRFYAGSKKYANCHRYEMSAINILLNKWFGFKPEEFLVRDIATRHYDGTDVSAKLKLCPKEGGGGGEGGHHDRHKEEI